In Cheilinus undulatus linkage group 14, ASM1832078v1, whole genome shotgun sequence, the genomic stretch GGTGTAACTGGGAAGTCCCACCACCAGATCCTTGCTGTCAAGCTCCCCTATCATGTCTGGGTCCAGCGGGGTGCCCTGGTTGCCCACGTTCGGGGAGGTGTGTATTTGTATCTGTAATTTTTAGACCCTCTCTACTTTCACAtccagagatgtgtctgcttcttcctcttcttcgttggttGTTCATAGTGTAATGGGATTAAAGCTTCTTTGTCTCTCACCTCTTTTCCCCAACACCCCccactgttcttttttttatggAGCCTCTCACAGACATGGGAAAACGATAGGGCTAGGAAGGTGTCGACTTTACTACATATTTAAACACAAAGCAACAAGGATGACTGTGCTAGTCCCTGAATAGGTGTTAAACCTGGAGCCCATGACTGAATCAAAAGGtccttttgtattttaaattgagATGTTCAGACCGCCTGGTAACAAAGCCCTGTGCTGGTGTGGATTCTTCCCAGACAGAGGGGTGTCAAGCATACCTTAGATGTGAGTGTTTCTCAAGCATAAATGCTTGAGTCTCCCCAGGTTCTGGGTCATTCTGCATACTGACCGCTTTTGTTGGCAAGCAGGAGCCCGTATTTCATTTGTTCACCcgcagcagagaaaaaaatgccatAACAATAGCAGTTGGGTTGTATTTGtataaaacaaatattaaaagaacagaaaagagtTGACCATCTGAGTAAACATGACCTCCTCTACTAAACCATTAAGTTGTTTGGACACACATCCTGGAACTAAAAGTTCCTGGGAACGAGGATTCAAAAAGTGTCTCAGGTGGAGGTGGAGCATGACTCACAGGCTGTTGGTCATTCACTTCACCATCATGAGTTCAATGGCATCTTAATGAGTGTTTGTCATCATAGTTAAGAGAATTCAGTGATACAACAAGGTTTGAAAATTACAGAACATGTCAGAAGCATACTTAAGGTAGCAAACACACTGAGTtgaaaatcaatcaataaaactttatttagcatttttcaaacaaaacaatgcagcacaaagtgctttacaaacggacaaataaaaggaaaacatgACCCTTACCAAACCATTTAGCTGTTTGGAGTGAAGTTCTTGCAACTAAAAGTTCCTGAGACTTTTGGTGAAAAAGTCTCTCAGGTGGCCGGTGGAGGTGGCAGCATGACTCACAGGCTGTTGGTCTTCACTTCACCATCATGAGTTCAAAGTTAAACTGATGTATTTCAGCTGACAGGATTACAACCTCCACATGGTGAAACAGAAGGTTCTAGAAGAACCACAGAGCTTCTCTGAAACTGCACAGTGTGGACTTTACTGAACACAAGAGAAATCTTCACAAAGGCTTGTGTTGTGTATGTTCTACTGTAAATAGATCTTTGTTTAATAATGAGATATTGGGAAGGCtttactttaaacatttttattttagaatttgGTCGTCAAAATTCTTCTGGTAGTCTTTAGGTAGATAGCATAATGTTTGTTTCTCAACTTACTAACCACAGTTTTCTCTCAGGTGTGGATGGTGCTTTTGCGAATGAGCTGAAGTCCATCTCCTCTGACCCACATGACACTCACATGTACATCATCAAAAACTTTGCTCTTCTGACTTACATCATCACCAGTCTCACTGACAACGTGTGTGACAGCATCAAGGGTCCAGGTAAGGAGGGAGACTCAACATGACCCACTTATGAAAATCTACAACAAACTTGTAGACTTCAGTGATGCAGGAGTGTTTTTCCTGACAGTGGCTCTTTGACTCCTAAGAGTTAAAATTCTTCAATGTTAGGATTAAATGTTTGTGATTTTGCTGTCTTGATTTATATTTCAGACTCATTTCTGACTCTAATGGAGCTCAGCCCCTGATGTTTTCAGcctctgctttcttttttttttccagtacgCAGCAGTCAAACAGACTTCTATCACTTCTCCCTACCTGAACAAGACGTCACCCTGCCCTGTGGTACTCCGTCCCCCTCTGGACCTCTCCCATGCTCTGACATGTCCTGGTTTTATAGCAGAGCTTCATCAGAGGCTTTTACTGAGGCCAACGAAGGAAAGGTTAATCCCAGGTCCCTCCGAGCTGGTCGGCTGAGTTTGGACTCCGACTGTTCTTTGGTCATCAGACGTGTCACTGATGAGGATGTTGGTCTCTACACGTGTGGCCGTAATTATGATGATCGTTACAGCGTCAGAGTGTATCTCAGTCTGTTTTTAAGTAAGTCTTATTTCATTATCATCAGTTTAAAGTGTTGCACAGCGCTCAACCTCAGAAACATCAGTTATCATCTGACAGACAAGACTTTAGACTTCCAGTGTAGCCAGCAGATATCTGATATGTGGGCTTAACCTTCCTCTTCTATCTAATGGTCACTTTCTAAATTAGCATTTATTACCAGATCTTATTCCTACTTCAGTCCTGGTTGTTATGCTAAAAAGGACAAAGATGAGAAGAAACTTGTCAGggtcatgtttttaaactgaGATTTTGATCTTTTTCCTTCAGTCTCTCCAAAACCGACAGACTCTGATCCAGTGAGCAACAATGAACTCCAGTTAGAGTGTTCTCTGTTCAGATTCAGAGGTCTTCATCTTTGTCCACCATACCGTCTCCTCTGGGTGAATGAGACAGGAGCTGAGATTACTGACGGTGTTACAGAGACTTTCAGAGATGAAGGCTGTTTCTCTGACCTGACTGTGACTCGTCAGAGCGGACACAACAAGACATTCACCTGCCAGGTTGTTGATGAGGAGAACAATGTGGAGATACAGGCCGACTACACACCTGTCTTCACAGGTAGGACCATTATTTATGCTTCAACAAGATCTGTGGAACAAAACAGATGACAAGACAGATAGAAGTGTAGGGTAGAAGATGTTTTCTAAAGAGCTGCCACTGTGGTGACCAGAATGCCAGGGTTAATAATTCAATCAGAGATTTCTTAACTAACAGATATCCTTACATGTTCAGTTACAGTTTTTGTTACGACCCAGCTCATGGGGAAAAAGGTAAATAACAAAACCAGATGGAATTGGTTAAACCAAAAGTTATTTAATTACAAAAGAGGTAAAATTGTTTtacaaaatgtggaaaacaaGAGGTAACTGAAAGGACcagtggatgctgatcctaccTATAAAAGAATATAAGGGGGACTATAACTAAAGGTTAGCATCTAGCTCACTAgtttgtgaaaataaataaaaataaacctaacTGCCCACTCTATCTACCCAAATCTAACATCAAAAAGGAACAGCACCCCTAAATCCTAGTGAGACTAAACAATAAAAGCAACGtgatgtgtatgtgtgtgtgaactaaactaaaataaattcCTGGCCCATTCTTAAGTGAACGAGTACCTCATAAACAATAGCAAGTTctaattaaaaacaatttacaaagatAACCAGTTGTAGTTAACAAAGCAAACACTAAAGTCCTAGCTAGAACAATTCAAGGTTAACTTCAATGGCTATCGGAGGAGAGGCACAGGGAAAAGCTGATTCTGAACCAAGCTGCCGCAGACTCGTGTTTCAGGAGTTTTTGTAGGTGCAGGTTTTCCCTGATTGGCTAATTGCTTCAGCTCAGCTGCACCCCAATCAAGCTTCTCAGCTGGCAGCACAGGTGTATGACTTTACCTGAAGATCAtagcacactcacacaaacacacccacatgcacacacagaacACTCCACAGAGGTTAATCTCACACATAGGAGAGGGGATGCTGCTGGGGCCGTAACAGTTATTCActtatgaatgtttttttctcataaagcttCAACAGACTGGTCTCCTCTGAGCTCCATCATGCTCGCTCTGCGTATTTCATCTCTTGTTTTGATGAACGTGAGCACTGTTTTGGTCTTCACCCTCAGAGGTGAGGAAATAAACACCATCAATGTGGCAGAAATAGTTCAAACTAATCATATGTAAAACATTAACGCTGCTATTTACTTCCAGGTAACATCAAACCACGGCGTAAAGAAACCAGCGTGAGTTTAAACTTACTCCTACCATGTGTGACATTTCTTCTGACTGATGAAACCTCTGAGACGATGGACTCTGCAGAGTTTGCTCTGTTGActcttgttgttttgaatctcatgtgttgtgttgtatttcacAGATGCATGAGGATGTCATTGAAGCCAACGATGAAAATGATGAAGCATTTGGTGCTGCTTCCATCGAACTGCAACAACTTCCAGATCAAGATTAAGTCAAGAGAAAGTCACAGCGTCCCTTCTGGGAAGCTGTTTAGAGTTAGGCCTGAAGGTGGAGAGCACAGAGAGGTCAGgagaatatttaaaattcaatcagagtcattttagatataaacattaaaaacagctcagtTTCCTGGTCTAAATGTGGGACTGGACTTCTCTATTCTTAACTTCAGAAGAGCATTCCTCCATGCTAACTCTGTGAAttgtaaatatatatttcttttattattgtttcatTACTTTGACATCTTGTGCAGATTTAACTGTTTGCTTTAACAGAGTTACTATTTAGCTGATCATGTGACTACCAGTGATCATGTGACCTGATGTGAATCTTAAAAGAAGCAGCTTGGTGGTCATTTTGTACTTACCCTACTGAAGGCCTGAAACATGTTGTCATGTTTGTATGAGTCTGTAGTCCTGatgaaataaaggcttttattaACAATCCCTCTGAGTGTCTCAGATCTCTTTAATCATTCAGAGCAGCCTTTCCCAGACTTCAGCATgctgtggccctcagtgaaaCCTGCAAATCTTCAGGGGTCCACCAAAACCCTCAGACAACCAAAACATGACTATCAAAGTATTTACCTCCATCATTGACTTCATATACAGAGAAACACTTTCAGAGACATTGTTGATAGGAAAGCCTCTGCAGAGTCACAAAGTCCACATAGACATAGACCATAGTGTTTATGtttgatcaggcatctgcaaagtcacctttattttcttctttaatatttatctctttAAACACTGTGACCCTACAAATGCTTTCTGAGAAATCAGGATGTCTCCAAAGGCACTGATCATGTCTTCTCATTGTGATGTGCCACAGTAGAATATTTAacagtgtcaccagttaatccaacaccagttaaaccatgacaccggtTTGCACATCAAACATGGTATAAAGTTGATTCAGGAAATGAagttattgttttatattttaaccatcattttaaatttttcataataggtttatgttttttatttgtagaAAATGTCCTCTTATGACCTGCAGTTCCTCTGGAGCCCTCagactttgggaagcactgatTTAGAGGATTGATGATTCAGAGTGGTAGCagcacctctctctctctctctctctctctctcttccttgttAGAAATAGCAGTGACTTTTACCTCAGATGTCCTGCAGGGGGCGTACACTCATTATTAACAGTCTGGTGTGTGTCTAGCAGTGTTAGAGCCTCCAGCAAACGGGGTAATGAAACTACAAAGTGTCATGGTAAATCTGTTTGGGATAGACTATAGTTGATACGTCAGAGTGAATACAGCTCCTGTATTATTAGCTACAACTCCAACAACACTGTGTTTGAGTCCTAATATCTGCTAGGTCACATGGCACATTCCTGACACACCATTTTGTCTGTTTGAGGGATGTCTGTGTGTGAAGTGAGAGAGGACAAATGAGAAAATGCCTCTCATTCAAGTGTTGTTgactttcacaataaaagcactcaggCAGAATAAGAACTACAGACTTGTTCTTAAGGATTTGTTAGAAGTAGAGTCTATAGAGGAgtaggtggcctagtggtttaaggcgcgccccatttACGTGAGAGGGATATGGCTGCAGCCCGGAGACCTCTGAAATACAGACCTCTGAAGTACGGACTTCTGGCTTTCGGTTGATCTATCTCAGCGCATACGCGGGTATTCACAACGGCAAGTCTAATGGGTCAGAAGTGATCTGggattcatttttatttattcatttttagaaTTGTGGTAggaattttgtatgttttgtatattttaacctCTGATTTAGTTAGTCTGTAGATTTAGCTGTGCATCTGTCTTATTGACCAAGGAATGACCTGGTGAATCCTTTTGTTCCAACTCCGCTGTAAATCACATCATGATCACCACAGGGCAGTAAGTCATGAGCTGAGCAGCTATATGTTGTAAAAGGTCATAAAGACCACTTTTTAGGGAAGTGACCATCTGTTTTATTGCAACCCAACTGATTTACCCTTCTGCTTAAGAAGTTCTTTGAAGTTGGTCAAAAGCTCATGTGTTTGGTCAACTGCTCAAAGGCATGCTTTAGCAGATATATAAAGGGGGTCCTCCAGTTGCTCAGTGGGCAAGCCTCATACTGCTAACTGCCGTGTGGCTGTGTGGGTTTGCTCCCTCTGTACAGAGTGAATTAAATTCTTGATGCATGTATCTTACCAGTCTTGGTTTTTGACTCTCTATAGGTAATCGAGAAATTTCattaacagaataaataaaaaacatgggCTGACcattaataaaaacagagaagaagaagggaaAAAGAGCAGTTCTTTTGAAAAATGGAGTCTGAGGTCAGTAAGTAgcttcaaattattttttcatggaAACAGATCAAACAATGCATCTCCTGTCACACAAACAGGCAATCTGTACCAGTTTATTCTCAAACTTGGGGTTGGGAAACCCATGAGGGTCACCGGATGtcttaaaaaattagattaaaaaaattttacactgcattttccccatttttatgaaaataaatataaatataaacaaaatagACGACCAGACCAAAATAGACGACCTGACCAGTAGTGATCTGTTATATCCAATATGGAAAATATATATGAACAAAGAACAAAGTAATAGAGGTATCTCCTCTCCATttgatatgaaaaaaatatatatacaacGTGTGACTTCTCgtggtcttttattttgaaaattacagcacGGAGGTGGGACATCCGGTCTGTATTTCAGAGGTCTGTATTTCAGAGGTCTGTATTTCAGAGGTCTCCGGGCTGCAGCCATACACTCTTACACTCTTGATTTACGTGGATGGCCAGGGatcaaatctggcctgaggccctttactgcatgtctctcccccactctcgtccctgtttatgactctatccactgtcctctatcgtaataaaggcacaaaagtgccctcaaaaaatctcaaaaaagaagaagtagCATGTCTCAGCAGTGCTGCCAtcatgtttacagctgcttctctgaccacATTTAAAGCGACAGCGCACTTCTTTGAGTCATCATGGCCTTAGACGAGAGAATCATCAGGTAGAACACACCTTTAGACAGACGTTTAGGCTGATTTTAATGAGGCGTTGTCGAGTTGATCCGTTCACAgctcacagcttgtgttaaagcgtCTAACAGGTCGACAGAGATGCTCTGCATGCTCTGCTctgcatgttgctgttattacagacatcagaTTGGAGAGGAGAGAACACTCCTccataaaacatcaaattagaaaaaagaGATGAACTAATTTCATTCATGTTCACTGCACCTGAAAAGATTACGCTATTTCCTGCATTGATGTAAAATTCTCTGAACTAACCCTCCGCCCTAAAGCTTTCTGGGTATTTTTTCCTTGACGTGTCCGATGCTGTATTAAAATGAGCTTATCTCAGAAACGTAACCACATTAAAGGAAATTGCACAACCATTTCAAGTTTTGTTCAAACAAGGAAACACCTCGAGAACTTTGCCAGTTTCCTCAGACCAGATGGCTCTGTTGGGGTTGATCTTCATTTTTGTGCTCCAGTTTGGGGGTAACTACTCTTTTTCTATGATTTATCTTTACATGTGTTAAAGTGTGTCATGGTATAGATGTGCAAATGTATGCTGATGATTGTGTTTAatataaacatgtaaaatcAGCTGAGCTAGCAGCTAAGGAGTTAGTGGTCAGTCATGTCTGAGGTCTAATCTGAGCAGGACTAAAGGTTTGTTcttctgctgtcaaagctcttaCATGTTTATAGGATTATTGTATTGACGGGCTGCAGAGCAGTGAAGGGTTAAGACTTTTGCCTCACAGcatgaaggttcctggttcttcACTCGTgtatgtgtgggttctctctgacACTCTGGCTTCCTTCCAccacaaaaacatgcttgttaggctaattagtgactctaaattggctgtaggtgtgagtgtgagagtgcctggttgtttgtgtttgcatgtcAGCTCTGTTTCTGACTGGTGATCCATCCAGTCCAGGTTGTACCCCAgttcttgcccagtgacagctgggataggctccagccccctgtgaACCTGAAGGGGATAAGTGGTGTACAAAATGGATGAATGCATCGTGTTTTAAAACATGGGAGGGTTCATTTTgtcagctattttaaatttagtttaagtCTTAGTTGTAAGGTTAAATGTTCTAGAGTTTCATTAAAGGTTTTAGTTTCTCGCTCTTGCTTTGGAACTTCTAGCAGTTTCTActttttgtattgtattatttCTATAAGTCTCTCCTTTAGCCCCTTTCTGATGGCCTTGACCTCAAATATCTTAATAACCTACGCTTTAGAATTTACACTGAGAGATTAAAATATCTGGGAATAAATATTAGAAGAAGCCAAAATCTTCTGACCTAAATGATCTTAACTTCGCACAATAAGTCAGGAAATGTTTAATcgattgtttctttgttgtagcaATGCTGCTTGGCTATAAAtattatactgttggaaagcctgtttatttcccttttttaaatggtgccacatttgtaaagaacatgcatttgtgggatgagcagcagtgccattgtgattaaaatatcggtttatgagatttggctatcattgacttctgtttatatttaaattgtacacagtgtcccaacttttttggaattgggattaTAATTTTTCACCCCCTAATAAAACGAAGGTTGTACAAGCCACAGGTTAAAAATCAGTTAGAGCAAAACTACAGTGTGCATGAACAcagcagagtatgtggaattatTGGGTAAAGACATTATCCACCAAATctgtagatttattttcatctttgtcAGCTCTTCAGAGATCAGATGTTAATGTCCAGAGAGattctgtgaagtttgatgtGAGGTTGGTTTCTGacacttcttcttctctttgtgtCTTTCCAGTGGTCAACAGTCAAGAGAAGATTTATCGCATCCTCCAACCTGAACAAGACGCCACCCTGCCCTGTGGCTCTCCGTCATCCTCTGGACCTCTGCAGTGCTCTGGTATTTCATGGCTTTATAACAGAGATCCATCAGAGACCGTTATGGAGGCAAGCAGTGGGGAGGTGAAGCAGACGTCGTCCCGAGCCGACCGGCTGAGTTTGGACTCCAACTGTTCTTTGGTCATGAAACGTGTCACTGCTGAGGATGTTGGTCTCTACACGTGTCGACAGAATTATTCTGATCCTTACGATGTAAATGTGTATCTCAGTCTTTTTACTGGTAAGTCTCATTTCTGTGATGATCACAACGGATTTTACGCACACTTATGGACCAAAAGATTGCATTGTGTCCAACCTTCCATCTGCTGGTTTTGGTTTATCACCAGTACTATTATCAGACCTTATACCACTCTAGTCACGATTGTTTGGTCATAAATAGAAAAAGGAGAAACTTGTCAGGGTCTTGTTTGGGTGTCCCTAACATTCCATCAGATGTCAGAGCTTTTCCAACtaaattttgatctttttctttcagtctttcCGACACTGACTCGCTCTGATCCATGGAGCCCCATTGAAGTCAGATTAGAGTGTTCTCTGTTGAGATACAGAGGTTTGAGTTCCTGTCAACCAAACAGTCTCCGCTGGGTGAATGAGACAGGAGCTGTGATTACTGACGGTGTTACAGAGAGTTCcagacatgcagactgtttctctGACCTGAATGTGACGCAGCAGATCGGCAACATCGGGAAATTCAGGTGCCAGTCTGTTAACGAGGAGAACAATGTGGAGATACAGGCCGACTACACACCTTTCCAAACACGTAAGATCACATGATAAATCTAATGAGAGAAAGCTGAGTTTCACTTTGACCCAAACATGGCTGTCAGACCCACTGTACACTTCAAAAAAATCCCCCATTTGGACCCCCTCACTTTGACTGGGTCACAACTGTCTGTGCTACTTTCAGTCAAATCTAATCCTCAATAGAACgattaaactaatgaaactCCCCACCACACTTTTACTGCTACCCTGTAATCCTTCTGCTTTCTCACTGAGAGAACGTCTGCTTTAGAGAAACTCCACGTCCCATTTTCACTGAAACCTGTAGTCTGCCTGTGTAACgagctattcaattacaaattcaactgggccaaattttaaaatcataaaaagtaGCTGGGCCGGACATGTTCAGctcccagtaagcagctggcaATGTCAAATTTGGacccaatacagatcaatttgatgaaaaatatgcactttttattcatcgtctccttttaaaacatgacaaaagccaatcaaaaagagcaaaaaaacacaaaaaaagagctgaacATCACCTTAGGTAGTGGAAATGTTTAtacacttgaataaaaataaaataagttaaatgaaaacatgaaatgaagttctgtaaaaaaataattttggtcacatcttataAACTACATAAAGGCTACATTTTCACAGTTGTCACtccagttgaaaaggacatgttttacaCTCCGTACTATGAGGCTACTTCTGTGGATCTGAAAtactggcatgaccacaggctgggccacttgggggctGGTTCTGTGTcgcatgtggcccccaggcctctAATTTAATAGGCCTGACTTTGACCATAAATCACCTAAACTGTCACCACaactctgacttttatctaaatGTTGGCAATAAACTCACCTGTTGCTTCTAACCTTGTTTTTGTTCACTTACAATCAGCCACAATGTTTGGTGAGTGAAGCATGAATGCTAGAAAACAGAGtacctctgtgactgttgagtggtcttcagagtgactctgtgactgttgagtggtcttcagagtgactctgtgactgttgagtggtcttcagagtgactctgtgactgttgagtggtcttcagagtgactctgtgactgttgaatggtcttcagagtgactctgtgactgttgagtggtcttcaaaGTGACTTCATGCTCATTTATAAGCTTTGCTTCCTCTGACATCATTATATCATATACAGTTGCAAAAGTGTGATGCATCACTAAATCCTCCTTGTCATCACCATTGTAGAGTGTTTGTGAAATTTCTCTTCATGTATGAACACAGAAATGCTTTTATGGCTCCTACAGCCCTGAATTTATTATGTACTAGCTCATAATGTGCCACACATCCTGGAGGATAACAAGAGCCTTTATCTTCTTCTTAGAAACGATTACatctattttttagtttttactcaGAAACTTCATCCTGTTAACACTCCTGTGtcatccatcagctgtgcatttCAGATGATGGCTTGATTTAGCTGCAGCGGCTCGGTTCAGACTCTAGAGAGATGCTCTCCTTATCTCTGATGTTATGATAAAGAGTCAGTACAGAGTTTTGCAAGAGtttctaaaaactaaaaaataaaaaaaaaagacgtgCACATCAGTAAATGGGTGCTGGATTCgaaagaaaagcagagagaaaacTAAGTGGTCTGGAAGGAAGCTCACgttttcaagcatttatttgcaAGAAGTGATGTTTGAAACCAACGTGTTCTTCCTCAGACTGGTGAATGTTTCTGAGTCGCCATTTTAATAACCATGGGTAAGCTTGAGTCGGCAGTCTGTGGTGTACCAGCTGTGTTTCTCACTCCTCATCATCTCTCTGCAGGAACACGGTGTAAGACAACCACTAAAGTTGACATCGTCCTGCTAGTGGACGATTCCGCGAGTATCACCCATGAAAACTTCAGAACCATCCTCCGCTTCATCGCTGGCATAGCAGTAAAGTTTGACATCGGCCCTGACAGAGTTCAGATCGGTAAAACTTTCACCTTAGTCAGACCAAACTGGTCTCAACATTCCTGTTTTAGCCGTAGAACAGATGAGATCACATGATCTTCACCTTCCTCATCCAtagttttgactgttttataaCTGGTTTTGAAAACTGTGCTATGGATGAAACAGGTTTTCTCTATGTTGGTGCATCAGAGTCACTTTTTATTTCCTGTGATTTTTTACCCCTCACTGTGTCTTTTCTGCAGGTCTGACTCAGTACAGTACTAGACCAAGGATCCAGTGGCACCTGAACACCCACAGAACCAAGGAATCCCTGCTGAATGGTGTTAACAAGCTGCAGCAAATAGGAGGCTACACCTACACAGGTAAGAAGAGCACTGTGGGATTACATGGTCAATCTAGTGTTGTCAGGGTACCAGATTGTAGAAAACTCCCAGTTCACTTTAAGAACTGCAGCTCCCAGCATCCCTTGCAGGTCATGTGACGCTCCTCACTCACCTCTGCAGTAAAGAGTAAAATGGCAGCAGCTCATGCAGACTAAGTTCACAACCGTCTTTTTTGCCTTCTGTGACAACTGGTGTACGTCTATATGAataaccacacacacacacacacacacaaaaaaatacaaatctcCATAGTCTTATGTTACCTTATTCATCATTACCTACTTGCTCCATGCTGTTTTCATCCACTCTAAAGTCTACTGTGCCATCCTGGTGATTACAGAATTAAAGAACTGATTGAGTTACTCTCTGGACTACCGTATATTCCTTCTGACAGAGGAAGAACTCAGTGATGGCACTAACCTACCAGCTATCAGATGCACCCTGTGCTTTACACCgatttttaaattctgat encodes the following:
- the LOC121521176 gene encoding uncharacterized protein LOC121521176; translation: MGTRCKTTAKADIVLLVDDSNSIFNENFRIILCFIADIVGMFDIGPNRVQIGLTQYSDEPRTQWHLNTQRTKESLLNDVNELQPIGGITTRTGVDGAFANELKSISSDPHDTHMYIIKNFALLTYIITSLTDNVCDSIKGPVRSSQTDFYHFSLPEQDVTLPCGTPSPSGPLPCSDMSWFYSRASSEAFTEANEGKVNPRSLRAGRLSLDSDCSLVIRRVTDEDVGLYTCGRNYDDRYSVRVYLSLFLISPKPTDSDPVSNNELQLECSLFRFRGLHLCPPYRLLWVNETGAEITDGVTETFRDEGCFSDLTVTRQSGHNKTFTCQVVDEENNVEIQADYTPVFTASTDWSPLSSIMLALRISSLVLMNVSTVLVFTLRGNIKPRRKETSMHEDVIEANDENDEAFGAASIELQQLPDQD